A section of the Leptotrichia sp. HSP-342 genome encodes:
- a CDS encoding type I phosphomannose isomerase catalytic subunit: MLYPMKFKKFFVEKVWGGREFETKLGMKLPEGKKIGESWEVSAHPHGMGIVENGALAGQRLDDIYKEYKGELAGKKVYEKYPNKFPLLIKYLDVNDRLSIQVHPSDEVALKKHNEFGKSESWYIMEASDDATLIMGMKPGITKEKFLEKVEKNDFDGLFEEKTVKKGDFIDITPGTVHASLKGSVLFAEVQQNSDVTYRIYDFDRIDKNGKKRELHLQDSADVIDFGKEVEIKNTDFDDSENGKDILRKHIIKKEYYSIDKLKFSDSFEDVNNENMTIYSILEGEGKIVWGENEELSIKKGETVLIPVGINIKTIGSFEILRTVI; this comes from the coding sequence ATGTTATATCCAATGAAGTTTAAAAAATTTTTTGTGGAAAAAGTATGGGGTGGACGTGAATTTGAAACAAAATTAGGAATGAAATTGCCTGAAGGCAAAAAAATTGGAGAATCTTGGGAAGTATCGGCACATCCGCATGGAATGGGTATTGTGGAAAATGGTGCTTTGGCTGGACAAAGACTGGATGATATTTACAAGGAATATAAAGGAGAACTTGCTGGAAAAAAGGTTTATGAAAAATATCCAAATAAATTTCCGCTTCTTATAAAATATCTGGACGTAAACGATAGACTTTCTATCCAGGTGCATCCAAGTGATGAAGTTGCCCTAAAAAAACACAATGAATTTGGGAAAAGTGAATCTTGGTATATAATGGAGGCAAGTGATGATGCAACTTTAATTATGGGAATGAAGCCTGGTATCACAAAAGAAAAATTCTTGGAAAAAGTAGAAAAAAATGATTTTGATGGATTATTTGAAGAAAAAACTGTTAAAAAAGGTGATTTTATTGATATTACACCGGGAACAGTTCACGCCTCATTAAAAGGAAGCGTACTTTTTGCAGAAGTTCAGCAAAACTCAGATGTAACTTATAGAATTTATGATTTTGACAGAATTGATAAAAATGGGAAAAAAAGAGAACTACACTTACAGGATTCTGCTGATGTAATTGATTTTGGAAAAGAAGTGGAAATTAAAAATACTGATTTTGATGATTCTGAAAATGGGAAAGATATTTTGAGAAAACATATTATAAAAAAAGAATATTACTCAATTGATAAATTAAAATTTTCTGATTCTTTTGAAGATGTGAACAATGAAAACATGACAATTTATTCAATATTGGAAGGAGAAGGAAAAATTGTATGGGGAGAAAACGAAGAGCTTTCAATTAAAAAAGGAGAAACAGTTTTAATCCCTGTTGGAATTAATATAAAAACTATTGGAAGCTTTGAAATTTTAAGGACTGTAATTTAA
- a CDS encoding low temperature requirement protein A: protein MIFVYAISKISGIIHHPHHGVIEPWTFFNFVLASLVVLQEWLYMTNYLNRFGTFNFREIMTMCVNMTTAIYLSNSFLADSSQAYYPFTISMLIMALTVAFSYHCQAMKKGFGEKEAVNERNILLIVSSLLIISLFVNFYIGTILLIIANFSGVFLPVIYKIEFDNNVAKFGHLKERFELLTILFFGEMIVGIAKYFDIKHFTIYPFIALIAIFSLFGTYTILINKMINHHLVTRGLVLMYSHFFLLISLGIIISSWNLVGQEPNKTFLALFYIFGYTGFYLMLFANGIIWTKKNV from the coding sequence TTGATATTTGTTTATGCTATTTCGAAAATATCAGGAATTATTCATCATCCTCATCACGGAGTGATTGAGCCTTGGACATTTTTTAATTTTGTATTAGCATCGCTCGTTGTCTTACAAGAATGGTTGTATATGACAAACTATTTGAATAGATTTGGGACGTTTAACTTTCGTGAAATTATGACTATGTGTGTAAATATGACGACAGCGATTTATTTGTCTAATTCTTTTTTAGCAGATTCGAGTCAAGCCTACTATCCTTTTACAATTTCAATGTTAATTATGGCTTTGACTGTAGCATTTTCGTATCACTGTCAAGCAATGAAAAAAGGATTTGGCGAAAAAGAAGCTGTTAATGAGAGAAATATTCTTTTAATCGTTAGTTCATTGCTTATAATCAGTCTGTTCGTAAATTTTTATATTGGAACAATACTTCTTATAATTGCAAACTTTTCAGGAGTTTTTCTTCCTGTAATTTACAAAATTGAATTTGACAACAATGTTGCTAAGTTTGGACATTTAAAAGAACGATTTGAATTATTGACAATTTTGTTCTTTGGAGAAATGATTGTCGGGATTGCAAAATATTTTGATATAAAGCATTTTACAATTTATCCATTTATCGCTTTAATTGCAATATTTTCACTATTTGGAACATATACAATCTTGATAAACAAAATGATAAACCATCATCTGGTAACACGTGGATTGGTGCTGATGTATTCACATTTTTTCCTGCTAATTAGTTTAGGAATTATAATTTCCTCTTGGAATTTAGTTGGGCAAGAACCGAATAAAACTTTTTTGGCACTTTTTTACATTTTTGGATATACAGGCTTTTACTTAATGTTATTCGCAAATGGTATTATCTGGACAAAGAAAAACGTCTAA
- a CDS encoding cysteine ABC transporter substrate-binding protein, whose amino-acid sequence MKKNFERFVKIIAILVLGVFAISCGKGGKGSAEPGSIEAIKKAGKIRIGVFGDKPPFGFVDENGKNQGYDVYLAKRLAKDLLGDENKIEFITLEAANRVEYLLSNKVDIILANFTVTDERKQKVDFAKPYMKVSLGIVSPEGAPIKDVKELKGKKLIVNKGTTAEIYFTKNHPDIELLKYDQNTETFNALLDKRGAALAHDNTLVFAWATENPGFVVDIKQLGEQDYIAPAVRKGNKELLDWLNTEIDALTKEGFFEKAYKATLEPVYGNKVDPKTVIIENK is encoded by the coding sequence ATGAAAAAGAATTTTGAAAGGTTTGTAAAAATTATTGCAATCTTAGTTTTAGGGGTATTTGCAATAAGCTGTGGAAAAGGTGGAAAGGGAAGTGCTGAACCAGGATCAATTGAGGCAATAAAAAAAGCAGGAAAAATAAGAATAGGAGTATTTGGAGATAAGCCGCCATTTGGATTTGTTGATGAAAATGGGAAAAATCAGGGTTATGATGTTTATTTGGCAAAAAGACTTGCAAAAGATTTATTAGGTGATGAAAATAAAATAGAATTTATCACATTAGAAGCTGCAAACAGAGTGGAATATTTATTATCAAATAAAGTTGACATTATTCTAGCAAACTTTACAGTAACAGATGAAAGAAAACAAAAAGTTGATTTTGCAAAACCTTATATGAAGGTATCATTAGGGATTGTTTCGCCAGAAGGTGCTCCAATAAAAGATGTGAAGGAGCTGAAAGGTAAAAAATTAATAGTTAACAAAGGAACAACGGCAGAAATTTACTTTACTAAAAATCATCCAGATATAGAATTACTGAAATATGACCAAAACACAGAAACATTTAACGCATTATTAGATAAAAGGGGAGCTGCACTTGCACATGATAATACTCTAGTATTCGCATGGGCAACAGAAAATCCAGGATTTGTTGTGGATATTAAACAGTTAGGGGAACAGGACTACATTGCTCCAGCTGTAAGAAAAGGGAACAAGGAACTGTTAGACTGGCTAAATACTGAAATAGATGCTCTTACTAAGGAAGGATTCTTTGAAAAAGCATATAAAGCAACTCTTGAGCCTGTTTACGGAAATAAAGTTGATCCAAAAACAGTAATTATCGAAAATAAATAG
- a CDS encoding ATP-grasp domain-containing protein, with protein MEKVYIIHENMDWTRHLTARLDELSVPYEELDLSEGILNIGKEPEKGVYYNRMSASSHTRGHRYAPELTEQVLTWLENKGTEAVRVINGTSAINLEVSKLKQYILLQKAGINTPKTLGAVGKEQILNAAKELDTYPFIIKHNRAGKGLGVRLIRSYEELDNYVNGNDFEDSVDGISLIQEYVKPVDGHIIRAEFIGGKYLYAVKVDSSDGFELCPADSCQINDKFCPVGEEAAEKSKFRIIERLPENQIEKYEKFLKENHIDVAAIEFIINENNEVFVYDINTNTNYNADAEKIAEKYAMLELAKYLKDELEKLG; from the coding sequence ATGGAAAAAGTATACATAATTCATGAAAATATGGATTGGACAAGGCATCTGACTGCAAGGCTGGATGAATTGTCAGTTCCTTATGAAGAACTGGATTTATCAGAAGGAATATTAAATATAGGAAAAGAGCCTGAAAAAGGCGTGTATTATAATAGAATGAGCGCTTCTTCACATACAAGAGGGCACAGATACGCACCAGAATTAACGGAGCAAGTCTTAACATGGCTGGAAAACAAAGGAACAGAAGCAGTCCGTGTAATTAATGGAACATCTGCAATAAATCTTGAAGTGAGTAAACTGAAACAATACATATTACTGCAAAAGGCAGGGATAAATACTCCAAAAACATTGGGAGCTGTGGGAAAAGAGCAAATCTTAAATGCTGCAAAGGAACTTGACACATATCCTTTTATCATAAAGCATAACAGAGCTGGAAAAGGACTTGGGGTAAGGCTTATAAGAAGTTATGAAGAACTTGACAATTATGTAAATGGAAATGATTTTGAAGATTCTGTTGATGGAATAAGCTTGATTCAGGAATATGTGAAGCCTGTGGATGGACATATCATAAGAGCTGAATTTATAGGTGGAAAATATCTTTATGCCGTAAAAGTTGACTCAAGCGACGGATTTGAACTATGTCCAGCAGATTCGTGCCAGATAAATGATAAATTCTGTCCTGTAGGAGAAGAAGCGGCAGAAAAATCAAAATTTAGAATTATCGAAAGATTGCCAGAAAATCAAATTGAAAAATATGAGAAATTTTTGAAAGAAAACCACATAGATGTGGCGGCAATAGAGTTTATCATAAATGAAAACAACGAAGTTTTTGTTTATGACATAAATACAAATACCAACTACAATGCCGATGCTGAAAAAATAGCTGAGAAATATGCTATGTTGGAACTAGCTAAATATTTAAAAGATGAATTGGAAAAATTAGGATAA
- a CDS encoding dicarboxylate/amino acid:cation symporter produces MKKLLGFRKLNLLAQILIGALLGILIGQLFPSFAKELKILGVLFTSLVQMVIVPLVFPLVVLSIVTMKNTKKFGNLAFKTFLHFFSITTLVITLSLILGKVTGIGANIKAGSISTEAIKDVASNINLSDFLTSIVPKNVFTAFADGNLLPVIFFAVFLGIALIAVGDDNKPVITFFESWIKAMYKIVDYAIAFAPVGVFGLIASNVAKTGLGDLYLLGQFVLLLYVGYLAALLVVFPIIAYIFKVPYLKLLSNIKDLVLIAFTTGGSAVVLPTLLERSEENGISESVSAFATPLGYSFNLIGACIYISLSVTFITNLYSTPLTWGQLIPLILFLTIITKGIAAVPSGALVVLLATAAQLNLPAEGIALIVSVDFLANAGRTAVNVVGNTLVPAIIEKTAEYEVVETEEVYAGLRENAAVAE; encoded by the coding sequence ATGAAAAAATTATTAGGATTTAGAAAATTGAATTTATTGGCACAGATATTGATTGGTGCGCTATTAGGGATTTTGATCGGACAGTTATTTCCGTCATTTGCTAAAGAGTTAAAAATACTGGGAGTGCTGTTTACAAGTTTAGTTCAGATGGTTATTGTACCGCTTGTATTCCCGCTGGTTGTTCTGTCAATAGTTACAATGAAAAATACTAAAAAGTTTGGAAATCTTGCATTTAAGACATTTTTACACTTTTTCTCAATTACAACGTTAGTAATCACGCTTAGCCTTATTTTAGGGAAAGTAACAGGAATTGGTGCAAATATAAAAGCTGGAAGCATTTCCACAGAAGCTATTAAAGATGTTGCTTCTAACATTAATTTGAGCGATTTCTTAACATCAATTGTACCTAAAAATGTATTTACAGCATTTGCAGATGGAAATCTTTTACCAGTTATATTTTTTGCAGTATTTTTGGGAATTGCCTTAATTGCTGTTGGAGATGACAATAAACCTGTTATAACGTTCTTTGAATCTTGGATAAAGGCTATGTATAAGATTGTAGATTATGCCATTGCATTTGCACCTGTGGGAGTGTTTGGGCTGATTGCAAGCAATGTCGCAAAAACTGGACTTGGAGATTTGTATTTATTAGGACAGTTTGTACTGCTTCTTTATGTTGGATACTTGGCAGCTCTATTAGTTGTATTTCCGATTATTGCATACATATTCAAAGTTCCTTATTTAAAATTATTATCAAATATTAAGGATTTGGTATTAATAGCTTTTACAACAGGAGGTTCTGCAGTAGTTTTACCTACACTTCTTGAACGTAGTGAAGAAAATGGAATATCTGAATCAGTTTCAGCTTTTGCTACACCGCTTGGATATTCATTTAATCTTATTGGAGCCTGCATTTATATAAGTTTATCGGTAACATTTATAACAAACTTGTACTCAACTCCGCTTACATGGGGTCAATTAATACCGTTAATATTGTTTTTGACAATAATTACAAAAGGAATTGCAGCAGTCCCATCTGGAGCATTGGTTGTACTGCTTGCAACTGCGGCGCAGCTTAATTTACCTGCAGAAGGCATTGCCCTGATTGTATCAGTTGACTTTTTGGCAAATGCTGGACGTACAGCGGTAAATGTAGTTGGAAACACGCTTGTTCCTGCAATTATTGAAAAAACTGCAGAATATGAAGTTGTGGAAACAGAGGAAGTGTATGCTGGACTTCGAGAAAATGCAGCTGTAGCTGAATAA
- a CDS encoding amino acid ABC transporter ATP-binding protein encodes MADSEVLLELSDIKKEYKKGIPALKGVSLSVNKSEVVVILGPSGCGKSTLLRCVNGLEEIQSGEIKLQGNAINKDKTKWHLIRQRIGMVFQSYELFDHMTVMQNLLLGPLKVQKRDKKEVTEQAEKLLERVGLLDKKNSYPRELSGGQKQRIAIIRSLCMNPEIILFDEVTAALDPEMVREVLDVMLELAKEGMTMIIVTHEMEFAKAVADRIVFMDSGEIVETNYPLEFFRNPKTERAKKFLNIFNFEKKDKVESALLI; translated from the coding sequence ATGGCAGATTCGGAAGTTTTATTGGAACTTTCTGATATAAAAAAAGAATATAAAAAAGGCATTCCCGCACTAAAAGGAGTCTCGCTTTCAGTAAATAAAAGCGAGGTTGTAGTAATACTAGGGCCTTCTGGATGCGGGAAAAGTACACTTTTAAGATGTGTAAACGGACTTGAAGAAATACAGTCTGGAGAAATAAAATTACAAGGAAATGCTATTAATAAAGATAAGACAAAATGGCATTTAATACGTCAGAGAATAGGAATGGTGTTTCAAAGTTATGAATTATTTGACCACATGACAGTTATGCAAAATCTTCTGTTAGGACCGCTTAAAGTACAGAAAAGGGATAAAAAGGAAGTTACGGAACAAGCAGAAAAATTGCTCGAAAGAGTAGGGCTTCTGGATAAAAAGAACTCATATCCAAGAGAACTGTCAGGAGGGCAAAAACAAAGAATAGCAATTATAAGATCACTATGTATGAATCCAGAAATAATACTATTTGATGAAGTTACAGCGGCACTTGATCCTGAAATGGTAAGAGAAGTGCTGGATGTAATGCTGGAATTGGCAAAGGAAGGAATGACAATGATAATCGTTACTCATGAAATGGAATTTGCTAAAGCAGTTGCGGATAGGATAGTATTTATGGATTCTGGAGAAATCGTTGAAACAAATTATCCGCTGGAATTTTTTAGAAATCCAAAAACTGAAAGGGCTAAGAAATTCTTAAATATATTTAATTTTGAAAAGAAAGATAAGGTGGAATCAGCTTTGTTGATATAA
- a CDS encoding amino acid ABC transporter permease, translated as MQLSGIDVIFKGVNLQRLMGGLIVTGQIALVSIVFSILFGLILGIVMTSKNKIIYGILKFYLESMRIIPLLVWLFIIYFGVAKGFDLHIDSETTTIIVFVIWGTAEMMDIVRGAIISLPKIQGESAKALGLDTSQVYRYVLLPQAVRRIAPAAVNLITRMIKTTSLAIFIEVAEVLKIGRQIIEFSSRKNPMAPFWVYLFIFFLYFIICYPITLLSKKMEKKWAV; from the coding sequence ATGCAACTGTCGGGAATTGATGTTATTTTTAAAGGAGTCAATTTGCAAAGACTTATGGGTGGACTTATTGTAACAGGACAAATTGCCCTTGTTTCCATAGTATTTTCAATATTGTTTGGATTAATTCTGGGCATAGTTATGACTTCAAAAAATAAGATTATTTATGGAATATTGAAGTTTTATCTGGAAAGTATGAGAATCATTCCCTTGCTTGTGTGGCTGTTCATAATTTATTTTGGAGTTGCAAAAGGCTTTGATTTGCATATTGACTCAGAAACTACGACAATAATAGTGTTTGTGATATGGGGAACGGCTGAAATGATGGATATTGTGAGGGGAGCTATTATTTCTCTTCCAAAAATTCAAGGAGAAAGTGCAAAGGCTTTGGGGCTTGATACAAGTCAGGTTTATAGATATGTGCTGCTTCCGCAGGCAGTAAGAAGAATTGCACCTGCAGCGGTAAATCTTATAACAAGAATGATTAAGACAACTTCACTTGCGATTTTTATAGAAGTTGCAGAAGTTCTAAAAATAGGACGGCAAATTATAGAATTTTCAAGCAGGAAAAATCCGATGGCACCATTTTGGGTGTATCTGTTCATATTTTTTCTATATTTCATAATTTGTTATCCAATTACATTATTATCAAAAAAAATGGAGAAAAAATGGGCTGTTTAA
- a CDS encoding amino acid ABC transporter permease codes for MDFNFIIENIPKYLEAMKLTVTIGIFGIIFSILIGIVCALVLYYRVPAVRQIVGIYIELSRNTPLVIQLFFLYFGLPKIGITFNSHICAVIGLSFLGGSYMCEAFRSGLESVTKGQRESGLSIGLTESQLITNVILPQAFTVSFPAIAANIIFLLKETSVIGILALMELMYLTRDLIGLYYKTNESLFMLVAAYLIIILPVSFILTVIERRIRYATVGN; via the coding sequence ATGGACTTTAATTTTATAATAGAAAATATTCCTAAATATTTAGAAGCAATGAAATTGACTGTGACTATAGGAATTTTTGGAATTATATTTTCAATATTGATTGGAATAGTTTGTGCATTGGTGCTTTATTATAGAGTTCCAGCTGTTAGACAGATTGTGGGAATTTATATTGAGCTTTCGAGAAATACGCCACTTGTAATACAGTTATTCTTTCTGTATTTTGGGCTTCCCAAAATTGGAATTACGTTTAATTCGCATATCTGTGCCGTGATTGGATTATCTTTCCTTGGCGGAAGTTACATGTGTGAGGCATTTCGGAGCGGATTGGAGTCAGTTACGAAAGGGCAACGGGAATCTGGATTAAGTATTGGACTTACAGAATCACAGCTTATAACTAACGTGATATTGCCACAGGCATTTACAGTTTCATTTCCCGCGATAGCGGCAAATATAATATTTCTTTTGAAAGAAACTTCAGTAATAGGGATTTTGGCTTTAATGGAACTGATGTATCTGACACGGGATTTGATAGGGCTTTATTATAAAACAAATGAAAGTCTGTTTATGCTTGTTGCAGCATATTTGATTATTATTTTACCAGTTTCGTTTATTTTAACAGTAATTGAAAGGAGAATAAGATATGCAACTGTCGGGAATTGA
- a CDS encoding amino acid ABC transporter ATP-binding protein has protein sequence MIKVENLKLSFGKNEVLKGINFKIEKGQVISIIGPSGSGKSTFLRSLNFLETASSGTITFGNETFDLSKINKKDINRLRKNTTMVFQNYNLFKNKTALENVIEGLLIVKKMNRNEATEIGLKMLEKVGLKDKAEFYPNQLSGGQQQRVGIARAVAMSPEVILLDEPTSALDPELIGEVLKVIKDMVKENMTMIIVTHEMQFAREVSDYIVFMDDGTIIEEGKPEEIFINSKNQRLQNFLKRYSESETEIYSI, from the coding sequence ATGATAAAGGTTGAAAATCTAAAATTGTCTTTTGGAAAAAATGAAGTTTTGAAAGGAATAAACTTTAAAATAGAAAAAGGACAGGTAATAAGCATCATAGGACCGAGTGGATCGGGAAAATCAACATTTTTACGAAGCCTTAATTTTCTTGAAACAGCTTCATCTGGAACAATAACTTTTGGAAATGAAACTTTTGACTTAAGTAAAATAAATAAAAAAGATATAAATAGGCTTAGAAAAAATACGACAATGGTTTTTCAGAATTATAATTTGTTCAAAAACAAAACTGCTTTGGAAAATGTAATTGAAGGTCTTTTAATTGTGAAAAAAATGAATAGGAACGAAGCAACAGAAATCGGATTGAAAATGCTTGAAAAAGTGGGGTTAAAAGATAAAGCCGAATTTTATCCAAATCAGCTTTCTGGAGGGCAGCAGCAAAGAGTGGGGATCGCAAGGGCGGTTGCAATGAGTCCAGAGGTAATTTTGCTTGATGAACCAACTTCGGCACTTGATCCTGAACTTATTGGAGAAGTTCTGAAAGTTATAAAAGATATGGTAAAAGAAAATATGACAATGATAATTGTTACCCATGAAATGCAGTTTGCAAGGGAAGTTTCTGATTATATTGTATTTATGGATGATGGAACAATTATAGAAGAAGGAAAGCCAGAAGAAATTTTTATTAATTCGAAAAATCAACGGTTACAAAATTTTCTGAAAAGGTATTCTGAAAGTGAAACTGAGATTTATTCAATATAG
- a CDS encoding amino acid ABC transporter permease has translation MNNNVPFLNWGFMVRAIPEILKALPMTLNIAIVTMIFSLILSFFIALVRINKIPVLTRLATIYVSFIRGTPLLVQIYLAYYGLPKILDYIHLKYGFNIDVNNIPAIIFVYVAFILNVSGYLSETFRAAIQSVDKGQVEAALSIGMTKWQAMRRIVLPQAIIITFPNFGNTFISLIKDSSLAFTVSIVEMMGKAKIISASGLDIFEAYIVVAGIYWVVCIIVEKVMGIVEKKLRVGGL, from the coding sequence ATGAATAATAATGTACCTTTTTTAAACTGGGGTTTTATGGTAAGAGCGATTCCAGAAATACTGAAAGCATTGCCGATGACTTTGAATATTGCGATTGTTACGATGATATTTTCGCTGATACTTAGTTTTTTTATCGCACTTGTGAGAATAAATAAAATTCCTGTGTTAACAAGACTTGCTACAATTTATGTGTCCTTTATAAGAGGAACACCTCTTTTAGTTCAAATTTACCTTGCCTATTATGGATTGCCTAAAATATTGGATTATATACATTTAAAGTATGGATTTAATATAGATGTGAATAATATTCCTGCGATTATCTTTGTTTACGTGGCATTTATTTTAAATGTATCAGGTTATCTGTCGGAAACATTTAGGGCAGCAATTCAGTCGGTGGATAAAGGGCAAGTTGAAGCTGCATTGTCTATTGGAATGACAAAATGGCAGGCAATGAGAAGAATTGTACTTCCACAGGCGATTATAATAACTTTTCCTAATTTTGGAAATACTTTCATAAGTTTGATAAAGGATTCCTCACTTGCTTTTACAGTTTCAATTGTGGAAATGATGGGAAAAGCAAAAATAATATCGGCTTCGGGGCTGGATATTTTTGAGGCATATATTGTTGTTGCGGGAATTTACTGGGTTGTTTGTATAATTGTGGAAAAAGTAATGGGAATTGTGGAAAAGAAATTGAGAGTAGGTGGACTGTAA
- a CDS encoding transporter substrate-binding domain-containing protein, producing the protein MKVGTEGVYAPFTFTDGSGKLTGYDVEVVEEIGKRANLDIEFVPTPWDSMFLGLESKKFDFIANEIAKNPEREKKYTFSDDYLVSAAQIIVKKGRTDIKTLEDLKGKRVMTGVGSNYNKTLTDFDKNKEINYAYFDGNVSIALEEIAQGKADATLNDRLTVGYFTKQRGNLVEIVGEPVTKTPVYFTFRKDSEELKNKVNKALAEMKADGTLAKISEKWFGGDYTK; encoded by the coding sequence GTGAAAGTTGGAACAGAAGGAGTTTATGCACCATTTACGTTTACTGATGGAAGTGGGAAATTAACTGGATATGATGTGGAAGTTGTTGAAGAAATTGGTAAAAGGGCAAATTTAGATATAGAATTTGTGCCTACGCCTTGGGATAGTATGTTTTTAGGGCTGGAATCGAAAAAATTTGACTTTATTGCAAATGAAATTGCTAAAAATCCTGAAAGAGAGAAAAAATATACTTTCTCTGATGATTATTTAGTATCAGCTGCTCAAATTATTGTTAAAAAAGGAAGAACTGATATTAAGACACTTGAGGACTTAAAAGGTAAAAGGGTTATGACAGGAGTAGGAAGTAATTATAACAAGACTCTGACTGATTTTGACAAAAATAAGGAAATAAATTATGCTTATTTTGACGGAAATGTTTCAATTGCACTAGAAGAAATTGCACAAGGAAAAGCAGACGCTACTTTAAATGACAGATTAACAGTAGGATATTTCACAAAGCAAAGAGGAAATCTTGTAGAAATCGTAGGAGAGCCTGTAACAAAAACACCTGTATACTTCACATTTAGAAAAGATAGCGAAGAATTGAAAAATAAAGTAAATAAAGCACTAGCTGAAATGAAAGCTGACGGAACGCTTGCCAAAATATCAGAAAAATGGTTTGGTGGAGATTATACGAAATAA
- a CDS encoding transporter substrate-binding domain-containing protein: MKKIKLLLGILLVLILAVSCGNKTNAGKKRVIKVGTDGVYAPFSFKDESSGKLTGYDVEVIQEVGKRINADIEFTTVPWDSIFLGLESKRYDIIANEIEKTKEREEKYIFSDKYLVSAAQIIVKEGENNIKTLKDLEGKRVISAVGSNYSKTVEEYNKTAAKKIDLNYFDGGITLTLVEIAQGKADATLSDRLVVSYYKKQQGDKVQLVGEPLSTTPTFFLFRKDSEELRNEVNKALAEMRADGTLAKISEKWFGGDYTK; the protein is encoded by the coding sequence ATGAAAAAAATTAAATTATTGCTAGGAATCTTATTAGTGTTGATTTTAGCAGTATCTTGCGGAAATAAAACTAACGCTGGGAAAAAAAGGGTTATAAAAGTAGGGACAGATGGAGTTTATGCACCATTTTCGTTTAAGGATGAAAGTAGCGGGAAATTGACAGGATATGATGTTGAGGTTATTCAGGAAGTTGGAAAAAGAATAAATGCAGATATTGAGTTTACAACTGTTCCTTGGGATAGCATATTTTTGGGGTTAGAGTCAAAAAGATATGATATTATTGCCAATGAAATTGAAAAAACTAAGGAAAGAGAAGAAAAATATATTTTTTCTGATAAATATTTAGTTTCAGCTGCTCAGATTATTGTAAAAGAGGGAGAGAATAACATAAAAACTTTGAAGGATCTAGAAGGTAAAAGAGTAATTTCAGCAGTTGGAAGCAATTATTCAAAAACTGTTGAGGAGTATAATAAAACAGCTGCTAAAAAGATAGATCTTAATTATTTTGATGGCGGAATTACATTGACATTGGTAGAAATAGCACAAGGAAAAGCGGATGCAACATTGAGTGACAGACTTGTGGTAAGTTACTATAAAAAACAGCAAGGAGATAAAGTTCAGCTGGTAGGGGAGCCTTTGAGTACAACACCAACATTTTTCCTATTTAGAAAAGATAGCGAAGAATTAAGAAATGAAGTGAACAAAGCACTTGCTGAGATGAGAGCTGACGGAACTCTTGCTAAAATATCAGAAAAGTGGTTTGGCGGAGATTATACGAAATAG
- a CDS encoding cupin domain-containing protein, with translation MAGIVKNQGGLAFSGDNYKVVKEILDSGEKIPLHNHEGEDVVISVLKGKLEIHLNDDEIHTLVPGDIIGFDGKNLVKGTALEYTEFNETLIKK, from the coding sequence ATGGCTGGAATAGTAAAAAATCAAGGTGGATTAGCTTTTAGTGGGGATAATTATAAAGTGGTGAAGGAAATTTTAGATTCAGGAGAAAAAATTCCTTTGCATAATCATGAAGGAGAAGATGTCGTAATTTCAGTTCTGAAAGGAAAATTGGAAATACATTTGAATGATGATGAAATACATACTTTAGTGCCTGGTGATATCATTGGTTTTGATGGGAAGAATCTTGTTAAGGGTACTGCATTGGAGTATACAGAATTTAATGAAACGCTTATAAAAAAATAA